CATCGTCATCAAGCTGCTGCAGGAGCGCTCGGAGTTGGCGGCGCCGCACGGCCGCATCATGCTGGCGGTGTTGATTTTCCAGGATATCATCGTCGCGCCCATGATGTTGCTGACGCCGTTTCTGGGGTCGGACTCGCCGGATCTTGGCCGCTCAATGATGCTGCTGGGGGCCAAGGCGGTGGGGGTAATCGTTGTCGTCTGGTTCCTGGCCAAATTTGTGGTGCCACGGCTGCTGCTGGCCGTGTTGCGCACCCGCAGCCGGGAGTTGTTCCTGCTCAGCGTGCTGGTCCTGTGCCTGGCCATCGCCATGTTCACAGCCTGGGTGGGGCTCTCCATCTCCCTGGGGGCCTTCCTGGCCGGGCTCATCATTGCCCAGACGGATTACGCCCTCTCGGCCCTGGAAGGGGTGCACCCGTTCCGGGACGTGTTCACCAGCCTGTTCTTCGTCTCCATCGGCATGCTGCTGGATGTGCAGTTCATGGTGAACAATCTGCCCCTGGTGCTGGGGGCGGCGGCGGCAGTGCTGCTGTGCAAGGCCGTGGTGGCCGGCGGGGCCACGGTGGTGCTGGGGTACCCGCTGCGCATCGCCGTGCTGGTGGGGATGGGCCTTTCGCAGGTGGGGGAATTTTCCTTCGTGCTGGCCAAGGTGGGGTCGGATGCCGGCCTGCTGACGCCAGAAAATTATCAGCTTTTCCTGGCCATCAGCATCCTGACCATGCTGGCGGCGCCGTTCTGCATCGCCGGTTCGCACCGGGTGTCGCGCTGGGTGAGCGAGCTGCCCGGCCTGGGGGCCTGGCGGGAACGGTCCATGGTCCAGGAAGAACCGCGCTCCACCCTCAAGGATCACCTCATCATCGTGGGCTTTGGCCTGGGCGGCCGGCAACTGGCCCAGGCGGCCAAGTCCTCCAACATCGCCTACTGCATTGTGGAGATGAATCCAGACACGGTGCGCACGGAACGAACCAAGGGCGAACCCATCAGCCATGGCGATGCCGGCCTGCCCGAGGTGCTCAAGCACCTGGGTGTGGAGCAGGCCAAGGTGCTGGCCGTGGTGGTGGCGGATCCCCTCTCCGCCCGCCGGGTGACGCAGGTGGCCAAGTCCCTGAATCCCGCCATCCGCCTGGTGGTGCGCACGCGCTACGTGGCCGAGGTGGATCCCCTGCGGCACATGGGCGCGGATGACGTGGTGGCCGAGGAGTTCGAGACGTCCATCGAGGTGTTCGCCCGGGTGCTGCGCGCCTATCTGGTTCCCCATGTGACCATCGAACGCTATGCCCGGGAAGTGCGCCAGGAGGGCTACGAGCTGCTGCGTCGCGGTCAGCCCGTGCACAACCCCTTGCACACCCTGGATAATGCCTTTTCTGGATTCGAGGTCAGCGGCCTGACGGTGGAGGAAGGGGCCGTGCTGGACGGGCAGACCCTGGAGGAATCCGGCCTGCGCAAGCGCCATGGCCTGACCGTGGTGGCCGTGCAGCGCGGGGAGGAACTCTTCGCCAATCCCGACGGCGCATTCCGACTCCAGGCCGGTGATGTGGCGTACCTTTTCGGCTCGCAGCAGGACTTCGCCTCCCGCGTGGGACTCTTCGAGGTCCGGCACAAGGCCTGGGCCTAGGGCGTGTTGTTTTTGAAAAGAGTTATCGGGGGAAACCCTTTCTGAAGAAAGGTTCTTCCCCCGAGCCCTCTTTCCAAAGACTTTTNGTTTCCTTGAAAAGAGCTCTCGGGGGAAACCCTTTCTGAAGAAAGGTTCTTCCCCCGAGCCCTCTTTCCAAAGACTTTTGCCAGGGTTACGGGATACTCCCAACGTTTTGGAAGGGGAACGCAAGAGAGGGGAAACCTTTTTTCAAAAGATTTCCCCCCTCGCAATATCGTTTCTCTCCCCTACTCCTGCGGCTGCCAGCGCTCCGGCGCAAAGGCCATGGCCGCCAGGGGGGGCAGGGTCAGTTCCAGGTAATAGGGCCAGGTGCCCAGGTCGGCCTTGTGGGCCATCACGCCGCCGTCGTTGCCCACATTGGAGCCCCCGTAGTAGTGGCTGTCGGAGTTGAACAATTCCTTCCAGACACCAGGATACGGGCAGCCGATGGCGTAATTGGTGCGCACCACGGGCGTGAAGTTGAAGACCCACAACAGCGGCCGGCCGGCGGCGCACTGCTTCTCGTTCTGCCAGGTGCAGGGCGCCTTGCGCAGAAAACTGAGCACGGACGACGTGTAATCGGAAAGATCCACCCACTCGAAGCCGCCCCAGTCGTGGTCATGGCGGTGCATGGCCGGCTCTTCGCAGTGCATCCGATTAAGTTCCTTGACGGTGCGCTGCAGCCCCTGGTGCGTGGGGTACTCCAGCAGCATCCAGTCAAGTTCCTTGCCGGCATCCCACTCGTTCCACTGGCCAATCTCCGAGCCCATGAACAGCAGCTTCTTGCCCGGATGCGCGTACACGTACGAGAGCATGGCCCGGGCATTGGCGAACTGCTGCCACATGTCTCCGGGCATCTTGGCCAGGAGCGCCTTTTTGCCGTGCACCACCTCATCGTGAGAAAGCGGCAGCACGAAGTTTTCCGAAAAGGCGTACAGCATGGAGAAGGTGAGATTGTTGTGATGGAACTGCCGATGCACGGACTCCTTGGAGAAATACAGCAAGGTATCGTGCATCCAGCCCATGTTCCACTTGAAGGTGAACCCCAGGCCGCCGGTGTACAGCGGGCGCGACACCCCCGGCCAGGCCGTGCTTTCCTCGGCCACGGTGATGACGCCGGGGAACTGCTCGTGCACCACCCGGTTGAGTTCTTTCAGGAAGTCGATGGCTTCCAGGTTTTCGTTGCCGCCGTAGATGTTGGGAATCCACTCACCGTCCTTGCGGGAGTAGTCCAGGTACAGCATGCTGGCCACGGCATCGATGCGGATGCCGTCGATGTGGAATTCCTTGAGCCAGTACAAGGCGTTGGCCAGGAGGAAGTTGCGGACCTCATGCCGGCCGTAATTGAAGATGTACGTGCCCCAGTCCGGGTGTTCGCCCTGGCGGGGGTCGGCGTGCTCGTAGCAGGCCTCGCCGTCAAAACGCCCCAGGCACCATTCATCCTTGGGAAAATGGCCGGGCACCCAGTCCAGCAGCACCCCGATGCCCTCCTGATGGCAGCGATCGATGAGATGACGCAGGTCGTCCGGCTCGCCGAAGCGGGAAGTGGGGGCGTAGTGGTGGGAGGTCTGGTAGCCCCAGCTTTCATCCAGGGGATGTTCGGCCAGGGGCATGAACTGGATGTGGGTGAAGCCCATTTCCTTGACATAGGGCACCAGCGTGTCCGCCAGTTCCCGGTAGGAATAAAAGCCGCGGCCCGGGGCGTTTTCGTGCTTGCGCCAGGAACCGGCATGCACCTCGTACACGCTCATGGGCTTGTCCAGGAGCAGCCCGGCCTCCTGACGGCGCTGCATCCAGGCATCGTCCTGCCAGGCGTAGCCTTCCAGCGTCCAGGTTTTGCAGGCCACACCGGGCCGGAGCTCGGTGCACTGGCCGTACGGGTCCGTTTTGTAGATGATGCGGTCGCTGGTCTGGAGAATGCCATATTTATACAGCACGCCTTTTGGCATGCCCGGTACAAAGGCGGCCCAGATGCCGGACACGCCCACGGGGAACAGCGGCAATTCGCCCCAGCGCCAGTCGTTGGATTCGCACACCAGATGCACTTCCTTGGCGCTGGGCGCCCAGACGGCAAAGCGGTAGCCTGCCAGCCCTTCCTGCTCGTGCGGATGTGCTCCCAGGATGCGATAAATATCCCAGTGCTCCCCGCGACCAAAGAGATACAGGTCGAACGGCTCAATGGGGGTGGGATGCGTAATCAATTCCATAAAACAACCTCTCAACGTTCTTCGGGAAACAGGAAAGCAGCAACGCCCGCCAACGCGCGCCAACGCGCAAGGGCGGCGCTCCCGCTGCCCGGGACGTTCCGGAAACGCAGGTTACAGTGCCGCGCCGAGCGTGCGGTAGACGTCCATGTATTGCATGGCGGAACGGGTCCAGGAAAAATCCTGCCGCATGGCCCGGTCGCGCAGGGCAGCCCACTGGTCCTTGTCTTCCCATAGGGCCACTGCCTGACGCACGGCGTCCAGGAAGCTGGCCGGTTGCGGAATGGGGAAGGTGAACCCCGTGGCCTGGGGATGCGGCCAGGGGGTGATGGTGTCTCGCAGGCCGCCCACGGCCGTGGCCACGGGCGGGGTGCCGTAACGCAGGGCGTACATCTGGGTCAGGCCGCAGGGCTCGTAGCGCGAGGGCATAAGGAAGATGTCGGATCCGGCCTGGATGCGGTGGGCCAGATCTTCGGTGTAGCTCACCCGGGCGGCGAGTCTTCCCAGATGATCCTCCATCATCCCCAAAATGTGCTGTTCGTATTCCAGCTTGCCCTCGCCCAGTACCACCACGCCCACATTGAGGCGCATGAGCTCGGGAAGGATGTTGATGAGCAGATCAATGCCCTTCTGCCCCCGCAGCCGGCCGATAAAGCCCAGGATGGGACGATCCATCAGCTCGGGAGAAAGACACAATTCCTCGATGAGGGCCTTCTTGCATGCGTATTTGCCGGCGATGTCGTCGGCGCTGTAGGTGGCGGGAAGGTATTTGTCCTGACTGGGATTCCAGACCTCGTAATCCGCACCGTTGAGAATGCCCGTCAGATGATCCCGCCGGCTGGACAGGATGCCCTCCAGTCCGCAGCCGAAGGCCGGGGAAAGGATTTCCTCGGCATAGCTGGGACTCACGGTGGTCACCATATCCGAGTAGGCGATGCCGGCCTTGAGCATGTTCAGGTCGCCCCAGAACTCCACGCCGTTCATTCCCCAGGATTCCGGGGGCAGGCCGCAGCCCTCGAACAGGCGGGAGGAGAAGCGGCCCTGGAAGGCCAGGTTATGGATGGTCGTCACGCTTTTGGTCTGCTTCCACCACTCCCCGGTCTGCCGCCAGAAGTGCAGGTACGCCGGAATGAGGCCGGATTGCCAGTCATGCACATGGATGACGGCCGGCGGATGCGCCAGCAGGCAGGCCAGTTCCATGGTGGCGCGGCAGAAGAAGATGAAGCGTTCGCAATTGTCGAAATAATCGCCCTTGTACGTATTGTAGTAGAAGCGACGGTCGAAGAATTCTTCCCGGTGGATAAAATACACGGGCATGCCGTGGAAGTCCGCCAGGTAGACATCGCAGGTAGTGGGCGACCACGGGTAGCCCACGTGACAATCCGAATACATGAGGTGCAGGGGAATGTCGGCTGTTTTCAAACGGCCGTACAGCGGCGTCACCACCGCCACATTCACACCCAGCCGGTGCAACGTCAGCGGCAGGGCTCCCAGCACGTCACCGAGTCCACCTGTTTTGGAAAACGGGTAGATTTCGGATGCCACGAACAGAACCAAAGGCCGTATCGGCATGCGTCCCTCCACAAGAACGCCTGTGGTGGCCGTCGCGGGGAAGGCCGCACCCGTCGCCGCCACCACGTCAACCACACGGTGCGCGTTTCGGTATCATCTGACATGCCGGGGGCAATACCGCAAGGAGTTTCTCCATGTGGCTCGCAATATGAAGAATGTGACGGCCCCGCCCCCTCTCTCCCGTCGCCTATATCCCGGGGTTGTACCGGCGCAGCAGGGCCCGGAAGTCTTCCAGAATCTGCCGATGGTCAAAGGCCACGACTTCCGGCCAGGCGCCCAGGGGGAAGAAGCGGGCGGCGCCGGCATCGTCCCCGGCGGCAAAGGCCCCCGGGTCCACAGCCTGACCGATGAACACCGTGCTCATGGTGTGCTTGCGCGGGTCCCGGGCCGGATCCGAATATACGCCCAGCAGCCCGGTAAGCACCACGTCCAGGCCGGTTTCCTCCCTGGCTTCGCGGATGGCGGCGGCTTCCACGGTTTCGCCTTCGTCCACAAAGCCGCCGGGCAAGGCCCAGCCAGGAGGAGGATTTTTGCGCTCAATGAGCAGCACGCCGCGGGCGGGATCGTAAATCACCACATCCACCGTGGGGGTGGGATTCCTGAATTGCTGTGTCATGTCGCCCTCCTGCTGCCCAGACGCTGCGCTGGGCCGGGTTGTCTCGCTGCCTTCTCTTGGGTACTGGAGGGCATGGACGGACGCAAGATCATTTTGATCCACCAGGGCGCGTTGGGCGATTTTCTGCTGGCCTGGGCCGGCATGCTGGCCGTGGTGCGGCAGGGAGGATCGCCGGTGTACTGGGCCGGAAAACCGGGCTACTTCCCCTTTGTGGCACCGCTGGGGGTGAAGCCGGCCGATGCCCCCCTGCGCGCGGCTGTGGCTGCCTGTTACGGCGCAACCGCCCTCCCCGATCCGCTGGCCGAAGCCCGGCTTGTCTGGTTCGGCCTGGACCGCAACCCCCTGCCCCCGGCCCTGGCTGCAGATCCGCGGGTGCTGTTCGTGCCCATGCTGGACGGGCAAGCCCCGCCAGCCGCGGTCGTGGCGGCAGCCCTGGCCCGGCATGGCCTCGTCGTCAAAGAGGATGCCATGGCCGAATTCCGCCGCCTGTTCGGCCCATGGAGCCCGAGCCCCGATGCGACGGTGCTGCTCTTCCCGGGATCCGGCCACCCCCGGAAATGCTGGCCGCGAGACCGGTTCATCGCCCTGGCCCAGGCACTGCAGCAGGCCGGCGAGGCCGTGGCGTTCATCCTCGGTCCAAACGAGCTGGAACAGGGCTGGAGCGTTCCCGGCTTTCTGGCGCACACACCGGACGCGCTGCCAGAGCTGGCGTCCCTGTTGCGCGGCTGCCGGGCCGTGGTGGGGAACGATTCCGGCCCCATGCATCTGGCGGGACTGCTGGGCGTGCCGGGCGTGGCCATCTTTGGCCCCACCAGCGAACACCAATGGGGACCGCCGGGCCTGATGCATCTGACGGCAGACACCCCCTGCCGCCCCTGCACCCGGACCACGCGGGACCTGCACTGCCCCCAGGCCCGGTGCATGGACGCCGTGACCGTGCAGATGGTCTGCCACGCCTTGATGGCAGCTCAAGGCACCTCACTCTCTTCCCAGGCCAGTTGCTGCAGCCCCGGCAGCGTGAGCAACTCCCGCACCACCTGACCCCGCGCCACACTGGCGCGACAGCGCAAGCGAAGTCGGTACGTCACGATGCCCTCCACAAGATTCTGCCGGTAGTTGACGGTGAGCACCTTCAACGACGGGATGGCCTCCAGCTTCTCCTTGATGCGGCTCAGGCGGGCATGCTCACACGAGAGCACCAGGGTCAGGCTGGTGTAGATGTCTTGATTGATGCGCTTGCTGACGAAGAACACCGAAAACAGCACCAGCATGGACAGCACGGTGGTGGCGATGGCCGGCACGATGAATCCTGCCCCCACAGCCAGCCCCAGGCCTGCCACCAGCCACAGGCCGGCGGCGGTGGTCAGCCCCCGAACGGATCCCTTGCCCTTGATGATGGCCCCGGCCCCCAGAAACCCCATGCTGGCGATGGCATACGAGGCGATGCGGCCGGGATCCAGACGCACGGCCCCGGTGGCGGTCAGCGGGCGGAACATCTCCTCCATGTGCAAGGAAAGCTGCATCATCAGGCAACCGCCCAGCGCCACAATCATGTTGGTGCGCAGGCCGGCGGCCTGGCCATGGGATTCCCGCTCCCAGCCAATGATGCCTCCCAGGGTGGCGGCAATGACGAGCCGCGCAACCATCTCAGGGGAACCATCTGCAAACATTGTCGCAATCATCGTGAAGGCCTCCGTGCGATGCGGGTGCAGAATCCGAGTCTGGCGGATTTGTCACCAAATCGTCACAAAGGCAAGAAACGAAAAAATCCCCGAGCTGAAATTCGGGGAATGACGGAAGGTCGTTCGGATCAGGAGGCGGTGGAGGCAGAAAACACGAATCCGGCGCTGTGGGTCGCCATCCCTCAGCGCCGGATTCGGCAAAAGCAATAGTCGGAAGGTGACTTGAGTATAGCAGGAGTCGTGCCAAGTGCGAAAAAAATCTTTCTTTTTGAAATTACCATGTATAATCAGCATGTTGTGAAAAAGACCCCGCATCACGCCCCTGGCAGGGGATCAAATGAGGTAAAAATCCTTGAACCCCTCCCCCAGGCCCGCCGCAGGGCATTCAAAATTTTTGACCAACCCGGCGCAGGCTCAAGCCCAGGGCTTCGAGCTTGGTGCAGGTGACGGCCCCTTTTCTCAAGCATTCAAAGGTGTTGTCATCAAATATTCGCACAATGGTCGAAGGCGCTCCGCCGCCGGGAGGCGTCTCATCCTCCAGCACACCGGCGGTTCGGCACACCACCGCCGGCGAGAGTTTGGCCCTGCAACTGGCAGGCGGCTCCCCGGCCAGGTTGGCGCTGGTGGAGACCAGCGGCCCTCCCAGGGCCAGGGCCAGCCCTCGCGCTCCGGCATGGCCGGGCACGCGCACGGCGATTTCTCCGGCCTCGGAGACGACCCCGACCGGCAGCCCGGGGGCGGCAGGCAGGCACAAGGTCAGGGGTCCTGGCCAGCATTGTTCAATTATTTCAGAAAGATGACTGGATACATCCGCTGCAATTCCCACCAGTTGTGCGGCCTCGCCGGCCACCAGGGGCAGGGGCTTGCCCGGTTCGCGTCCCTTCACCGCCAGCAGCCGGGCCACGGCCGCGGGGTTGCGGGCGTCGCAGCCCAGGGCGTAGAAGGTCTCTGTGGGATAGATCACCAGGTCTCCCCGGCGCAATGCCGCAACGGCCTGGGTCTGGTTCAAGGATTTTGACTCGTCCATAAGGATGTTGGCGACCATGCGCATGATTCGACTGCTCAGCGTGGGCAGGTTCAAGGCCGACTGGTGGAAGCAGGCTGCGGATGACTACGGCAAACGCATTGCCCGCTTTGTTCCCTTTGAAGAAAAATTCGCCCCCGATGGCGCCGCCGCCCTGCCCCCGGAAAAACGCATGCAGGCCGAGGGTGAACGGCTGCTGGGGCTGCTGGAGCCCAGGGACTGGGTGCTGGTGCTGGACGAGCGCGGCCGCAGTCTCCCCTCCGAGGCCTTTGCCCGCACCCTGGCCCGCCTGCTGGACGATCCCGGCGCACGGCCCTGCTTTGTGGTGGGCGGCGCCTGGGGGCTGGCTCCGGCGGTGAAGGCCGTCGCCAGGGAGACGATTTCCCTGGGATCCATGACCCTGCCACACGAACTGGCCCGGGTAGTGCTGCTGGAGCAGATCTACCGGGCCATGACCATCCTCAGGGGCATGCCGTATCATCACGAATGATCAGCGCACCTCGAACACGCGCACGTCGGGAAAATCGTCGTACACCAGGGAAAAGTAGTCGCCGAAGCGGGGCTTTTTCGGATCTTCCAGCAGCAGCTGCACCATCATGCTGTTATAGATCTGGTCATCCAGCAGATAGTACTTCTGCGCGGCCATGTGGACCACCAGATGCGGGCCTTGATTGCGGGGGAACACGTCGGAACGCCGTTCCTTGCGGTCCAGCACATCGATGGACGCCACGGGCAAGACGCCCTCGCGCTGGGTGAACTGCACTTCGCCCTTTTCATAATTGATGCGGAAGGCGTCCCGGATCTCCAGCAGCCGGCCATGGAGGCCCTGCTGGGTCGTCATGTCCCAGGTGCCATAATAGGTGATCCACGGCGCCAGGCGGATATTCTCGAAGGTGGCCACCACATAGCGCGGCGCGGCAAACGGCGGCAGCGGCTGCGTGGCGTTGCCCAGGCCTTGCAGCAGGGCCAGCATCTCGTTGCGGGGCATGGCGTCCCAGGCCTTCCAGGGCTCGTCGTTCCACTGGGCGCTGTACTTGATGAGCTGCGCCGAAAGCCGGGGGTTGGGCGTGGTCAGCACTAGCCCCAGGGGAAAGATATGGTGCCCGTAGTGGCGGCCGCCATCCGCAAAGGAAATGCGTTCGGCGTAATAATGCGTGGGGTAGCCCCAGTCCCACCAGGTCCACACCTTGCTTTCCGGTGGCGAGGTCTTGAGCGACTGCAGCGCCATGCAGTGCTGCCGTGAGAGCACCGGCGTGGGGGGAAGGCTGATATAGAAGGACACCAGCGGCCAGCCGAGCACCACCGTGGCCGCACAGCTCAGCAGAAACCGCTTGTAGCCGGCACCGGGACCGCTGCGGAACAGGGCCACTCCGGCCCAGCCCACGGCCATCCCCAGCCCAATGGCCATGGGCGCGCCGCCGAACATGGTGAGTCGGGAGCCCAGCTTGACCGAGGCCAGCCCCATGACCAGAAAAATTGCCAAGGGCAAGGCCACGGGACGCAGCACCAACACCCCGAGAAAACACAGCAGCCCCGTCGCTGCCACCAGCCAGGAGGTGTGGAACCGCTCCAGGACCCGCTCCAGGGCAATGTTTTGCACCTCGATGACGCTCTGCCCGATGCCGGGATAGATCACGCCGGTGGTGTTGACGGAACCGGTCACATCCGCCGCGGGTTTGAGATAGGCGCCCAGCAGCTCGGTAGCGGACTGCAGCGTCGTCTGCGCCACGCCGCCCAGCACGGCCAGCAGCACCAGCGCCGCGAGCCCCGGCCAGGGCGCGCGCGCCCATTGCGAGACCATCTCCGGCTTTTTCCAGGCCAGCGCCCACAGCGCCAAGGAACAGGCCAACCCCGGCCAGCCCACCAGGGCGCTGGCCATGAACACGGCCAACCCCAGCATCAGCCGGCCCCGCGCACCCGGGCGGCCCGCCGCCAGCCCCCAGCACACGGAAAATCCGCACAACACCTTCACAAACGTAAGAATGTGCCCGTGCCACACCGCGCCGAACCGCGCCAGCAATCCCAGGAGAACCAGCCACGCCAGAACGCGGGCAATGGTCTGGGGCGGCTCTTCCTGCAGCGGCTCGCGGTGTCGCCAGGAGGGGCGGATCCATCGCCCCATGGCCATGGCCAACCCCAGGGTGAACAGCAACGGGAACAGCAGGGTGACCATGTCCGTATCATAATATCCCAACCGGGACCGGAAATAGAATCCCGGCGACAGCACGGTCAGCAGGCCGGCCACCAGCCCGCCCGCGGCCGCGCCTTCCTTCCAGCCCAGCACCCGGCACCACACCGCCATGACCAGCCCCACCAGTCCTGCGAACAAGGGCGGGATGACGAACCCGGCCAGACCCAGCGGCATGCCCGTGAGGCTGGCAAAACCGGCCGCCATCACGGCCAGGGGGGTGCCGACAGCCTCGCCCACGCCCTTGGCTCCGGCCAGCCAGTGGTAGGAGTCGTGTGTGCCCTGGATAAACTCGCCGTCCACCACCAGGGCGGGGTTCTGCCAGCCGTAGATCTCGTGCATGTGGACGGCAAGGGCCAACGCATAGGTAAACCCGAGAACAAACAGGAACAGCTTGAGCTCCTGACGGGCAGGCTGCTCCGGGGCGACGGCATTCCACGGCGCGGACATTCCAGACACTCCAGGGAAAAAGCATGAACGCAACGGCAGACACGTGGGTGCAGACATAGGTCAGCCCCTGGGAAAACACAAGCCATTGCGCCCCCGCCATCTGGTGATGAATTTCACTTGCCATCGCATCGACATTCAACGTAAAGAAGCAAATGTTTTCTTAATGATGCAGGAATCGTGCATGACAGACACCTTCCGCTATCCCCGTCCGCCGCGGCTGGCCGTGTTTCTGGTGGCCGCGCATTTCTGCCTCTCCCTGGGGGGGCTGTTGCTGCATCTGCGCATCCATCCCGTGGTGGAGAGCTATTTCCACTGGTGGGCCACCGGCGCGGGGCTGATCAACTGCCTGCTGCTGCCGTTGCTGTTTCTGCATCCCCGCGGGGTGGGCTTTGCCTGTGTGCTTAACGTGCTGACGGTGATCCTCGGCACCCTGGGCATGGCCTATTTTTCCCTGCACGCCATGACCTGGCCGGCAAGTGTTCTTACCATCATCCTGCATTCCACCCTGCCAGACATCATTATCCTGCTGGCCAAGCTGCCGCTGGGACAGATGATTCTGGAGACCATGCGCCCCCATGGTCCCCGCCCGGAAGGGCAACGGGGGTGCCGCTGATGCGCGAATTCACCCTGCGTCAGCGCATGCTGCCCGCCTTTGAGCGCGGGGCCCTGCTGGGCCTGTTCTGGCTGGCCACGGCGGGCTTGGCAGGGATGGCCGCTGCGCGGCCGTTCTGGATCCGCTGGGAAGCACTCAACGCCTACGGGGAAGCCCTGGATTGGACCACCGCCATCGGCAAGGGCTGCGGCGGCGCGGCCCTGGTGCTGCTGCTGGTGCAGGCCCTGCTGGGGGCGCGCAGCCGGTGGATGGACGCGCTTTTCGGCCTGGATCTGGTCTATCGCGTGCATCGGCTGCTGGCCGTGGGCATCCTTGTCCTGATCACCCTGCACCCCATGTTTCTGCATTTTTACCGGCCGTTTGCCCAGGAACTGGCCTGGAGCGCCTGGCCCCTGGTGCTGGGCTCCCTGGTGCTGGCCGGGCTGTGGATCTCTGCCGTCCTGGCCCGGTTCCGCCGTTTTGTGGAACTGCCGTACCACTGGTGGCAACTGGGGCACCGTCTGGCGGCCTGGCCTCTGCTCTTTGGCGCCTTCGTGCACGTGCTGAGCGTCTCCGAGGACTACCGCCGCTTCCCCGGCATCGTCATGGCGCTGCTGGGCCTGGCGTTCCTGGTGGTGCTGGCCCTGCGCACGCGGCTGCTCAAGCGGTTCGGCTTTGCGCGGACGCCGCATGTGGTGCAGGCAGTGCGGCCGCCCAGCCCCGAATTCCCGGACGCCGTGGAGCTGATCTTGGCACCGCAGCCCGGCGCGCGGGGACTGCAATTCACACCCGGGCAGTTCGTGTTTCTGCTGCCGGAATCCAAGGCGGTCCCGGCGGAGGAGCACCCCTTCACCATCGCCTCTGCGCCGGACTCCCTGCCCCGGCTGTCCTTCACCATCCGCTGCTGCGGGGATTTCACGTCCAGACTCGGCCAGCTTGCTCCCGGCGACACCGTGCTGGTGGATGGCCCGTACGGCCGCTTCAGCTATGCCGGCCTTGCCCCCATGAACTCGCCGCTGCTGCTGGTGGCCGGCGGGGTGGGCATCACCCCCATGCTGTCCATGCTGCGCACCCTGGCTCACGAGCAGGATCCGCGAGCGCTGTGTCTGGTGTGGTCCACCCGCACCAGGGAAGACGTGCTCCACGCCCAGGAACTCAGGGAACTTGAAGTGGCGCTTGAAAATCTGCGGGTCATCCATGTGTTTTCCCGCCAGCGCATGAGTGCCAATCTGGCAGAACGCAGCGGCCGGCTGCGGCCGAGCATCCTCAAGGATGCCCTGGCCATCCTGCCGC
This sequence is a window from Megalodesulfovibrio gigas DSM 1382 = ATCC 19364. Protein-coding genes within it:
- a CDS encoding NUDIX domain-containing protein; protein product: MTQQFRNPTPTVDVVIYDPARGVLLIERKNPPPGWALPGGFVDEGETVEAAAIREAREETGLDVVLTGLLGVYSDPARDPRKHTMSTVFIGQAVDPGAFAAGDDAGAARFFPLGAWPEVVAFDHRQILEDFRALLRRYNPGI
- a CDS encoding monovalent cation:proton antiporter family protein; this translates as MPHIPLLPELIIVFGFCIIAIFLCFRVKLPAIVGVLITGVLVGPGGFGVVDDPHAVESIAELGVILLMFTIGLELSLGELKALKKPVLIGGGLQVLFTIALIFELGLTQGFDTGPAILAGFLVALSSTAIVIKLLQERSELAAPHGRIMLAVLIFQDIIVAPMMLLTPFLGSDSPDLGRSMMLLGAKAVGVIVVVWFLAKFVVPRLLLAVLRTRSRELFLLSVLVLCLAIAMFTAWVGLSISLGAFLAGLIIAQTDYALSALEGVHPFRDVFTSLFFVSIGMLLDVQFMVNNLPLVLGAAAAVLLCKAVVAGGATVVLGYPLRIAVLVGMGLSQVGEFSFVLAKVGSDAGLLTPENYQLFLAISILTMLAAPFCIAGSHRVSRWVSELPGLGAWRERSMVQEEPRSTLKDHLIIVGFGLGGRQLAQAAKSSNIAYCIVEMNPDTVRTERTKGEPISHGDAGLPEVLKHLGVEQAKVLAVVVADPLSARRVTQVAKSLNPAIRLVVRTRYVAEVDPLRHMGADDVVAEEFETSIEVFARVLRAYLVPHVTIERYAREVRQEGYELLRRGQPVHNPLHTLDNAFSGFEVSGLTVEEGAVLDGQTLEESGLRKRHGLTVVAVQRGEELFANPDGAFRLQAGDVAYLFGSQQDFASRVGLFEVRHKAWA
- a CDS encoding glycosyltransferase family 9 protein — encoded protein: MDGRKIILIHQGALGDFLLAWAGMLAVVRQGGSPVYWAGKPGYFPFVAPLGVKPADAPLRAAVAACYGATALPDPLAEARLVWFGLDRNPLPPALAADPRVLFVPMLDGQAPPAAVVAAALARHGLVVKEDAMAEFRRLFGPWSPSPDATVLLFPGSGHPRKCWPRDRFIALAQALQQAGEAVAFILGPNELEQGWSVPGFLAHTPDALPELASLLRGCRAVVGNDSGPMHLAGLLGVPGVAIFGPTSEHQWGPPGLMHLTADTPCRPCTRTTRDLHCPQARCMDAVTVQMVCHALMAAQGTSLSSQASCCSPGSVSNSRTT
- the glgA gene encoding glycogen synthase GlgA; translation: MRPLVLFVASEIYPFSKTGGLGDVLGALPLTLHRLGVNVAVVTPLYGRLKTADIPLHLMYSDCHVGYPWSPTTCDVYLADFHGMPVYFIHREEFFDRRFYYNTYKGDYFDNCERFIFFCRATMELACLLAHPPAVIHVHDWQSGLIPAYLHFWRQTGEWWKQTKSVTTIHNLAFQGRFSSRLFEGCGLPPESWGMNGVEFWGDLNMLKAGIAYSDMVTTVSPSYAEEILSPAFGCGLEGILSSRRDHLTGILNGADYEVWNPSQDKYLPATYSADDIAGKYACKKALIEELCLSPELMDRPILGFIGRLRGQKGIDLLINILPELMRLNVGVVVLGEGKLEYEQHILGMMEDHLGRLAARVSYTEDLAHRIQAGSDIFLMPSRYEPCGLTQMYALRYGTPPVATAVGGLRDTITPWPHPQATGFTFPIPQPASFLDAVRQAVALWEDKDQWAALRDRAMRQDFSWTRSAMQYMDVYRTLGAAL
- the glgB gene encoding 1,4-alpha-glucan branching protein GlgB produces the protein MELITHPTPIEPFDLYLFGRGEHWDIYRILGAHPHEQEGLAGYRFAVWAPSAKEVHLVCESNDWRWGELPLFPVGVSGIWAAFVPGMPKGVLYKYGILQTSDRIIYKTDPYGQCTELRPGVACKTWTLEGYAWQDDAWMQRRQEAGLLLDKPMSVYEVHAGSWRKHENAPGRGFYSYRELADTLVPYVKEMGFTHIQFMPLAEHPLDESWGYQTSHHYAPTSRFGEPDDLRHLIDRCHQEGIGVLLDWVPGHFPKDEWCLGRFDGEACYEHADPRQGEHPDWGTYIFNYGRHEVRNFLLANALYWLKEFHIDGIRIDAVASMLYLDYSRKDGEWIPNIYGGNENLEAIDFLKELNRVVHEQFPGVITVAEESTAWPGVSRPLYTGGLGFTFKWNMGWMHDTLLYFSKESVHRQFHHNNLTFSMLYAFSENFVLPLSHDEVVHGKKALLAKMPGDMWQQFANARAMLSYVYAHPGKKLLFMGSEIGQWNEWDAGKELDWMLLEYPTHQGLQRTVKELNRMHCEEPAMHRHDHDWGGFEWVDLSDYTSSVLSFLRKAPCTWQNEKQCAAGRPLLWVFNFTPVVRTNYAIGCPYPGVWKELFNSDSHYYGGSNVGNDGGVMAHKADLGTWPYYLELTLPPLAAMAFAPERWQPQE
- a CDS encoding MgtC/SapB family protein; this translates as MVARLVIAATLGGIIGWERESHGQAAGLRTNMIVALGGCLMMQLSLHMEEMFRPLTATGAVRLDPGRIASYAIASMGFLGAGAIIKGKGSVRGLTTAAGLWLVAGLGLAVGAGFIVPAIATTVLSMLVLFSVFFVSKRINQDIYTSLTLVLSCEHARLSRIKEKLEAIPSLKVLTVNYRQNLVEGIVTYRLRLRCRASVARGQVVRELLTLPGLQQLAWEESEVP